A single window of Ischnura elegans chromosome 8, ioIscEleg1.1, whole genome shotgun sequence DNA harbors:
- the LOC124163303 gene encoding translocon-associated protein subunit alpha, translating into MQKSVLFCLLLSGVCLVAFCTGPTWAADVVEDEVEDEVDVEGEETAVTEEEEEEEADGSGSAPRASPDAHTTILFTKPVHTAASTALELPGGNVVELLIGFSNKGQQDFILEAVDASFRYPMDFAFHIQNYSTIAYNKVVAPSHEATLAYSFIPSEAFAGRPFGLSVNLHYRDSLSGAVFKESVYNETVQVVEVEEGLDGETFFLYVFLAACAVLMLVAGQQLLASSVGRSGAGAGSRRAAAGLVNSLRGKGQHVETGTSKQSDVDYDWVPVQTLNNMSKSPKAVKQSPKQSPRQRKAKRTAGSDD; encoded by the exons atGCAGAAATCGGTTCTATTTTGCCTCCTTTTGAGTGGTGTTTGTTTGGTAGCTTTCTGCACAG GGCCGACATGGGCAGCAGACGTTGTTGAGGACGAGGTGGAGGACGAAGTCGACGTGGAGGGCGAGGAGACGGCCGTgactgaggaggaggaagaagaagaggcgGATGGCAGCGGTTCGGCGCCCAGAGCCTCCCCTGACGCCCACACCACCATTCTCTTCACCAAGCCGGTCCATACGGCCGCATCCACTGCTCTGG AGCTGCCTGGAGGCAATGTGGTCGAGTTGCTAATTGGCTTCTCCAACAAGGGCCAACAGGATTTCATCCTGGAAGCTGTGGATGCCTCCTTCCGCTATCCAATGGACTTTGCCTTCCACATCCAGAACTATTCCACTATTGCATACAACAAGGTGGTGGCACCCTCACATGAAGCAACACTGGCCTACTCATTCATTCCATCAGAGGCGTTTGCTGGCAGGCCTTTTGGCTTGAGTGTCAACCTTCATTACAGGGATTCTTTG TCAGGAGCCGTGTTCAAGGAGAGCGTGTACAACGAGACTGTGCAGGTGGTTGAGGTGGAAGAGGGGCTGGACGGCGAGACCTTTTTCCTATATGTGTTCCTGGCGGCATGCGCTGTCCTGATGCTTGTGGCTGGGCAGCAGCTGCTTGCCTCTTCGGTGGGGCGCAGTGGTGCGGGTGCTGGCAGCCGCCGTGCTGCCGCTGGCCTTGTCAACAGCCTGAGGGGCAAGGGGCAACATGTGGAGACAGGCACAAGCAAGCAAAGTGATGTTGACTACGACTGGGTGCCCGTCCAAACACTGAACAACATGA GCAAATCCCCCAAGGCTGTTAAGCAGAGCCCCAAACAGAGTCCCAGACAGAGGAAAGCCAAGCGTACAGCTGGCTCTGATGATTGA